Proteins co-encoded in one Bombus pyrosoma isolate SC7728 linkage group LG4, ASM1482585v1, whole genome shotgun sequence genomic window:
- the LOC122567189 gene encoding uncharacterized protein LOC122567189 → MHTNVRSIVVPGTESVSSTPPVPPRRKKRKAKLAAIAKSPKGTSPIRLRKPDKKRLAPQPPQPPPRAVGRIKSHVAKDQAEERTSNSQTVGDAEETLNSLSSNETRETSQPSSLQFEDDDSVRIEKASKDENEKNDRCGSSSETKSPHKRPFVFETFARKETNKYPPLFFTLHDFQNVMSNTLQREDDFNDEPSANFDSSFHDSFRNSLRNSFCEFFEKSLDDEEDELRFRVTTTNLPFEKCLDTWTATFTDRLIENFDVPNRFIFEDYVDRSNKVNVRRSAGPMCYDSFEEEPTVPRLTKVRFVIESPSSSTSDHELNNDGETTCCDSLQNIDPLTDEQEVSWNRGSSLKLTEVTDDMDCRDMNKAFGQVQDFQENHDEFGDVPFSSILKTGDSLDRWYSLDDATNFIRAIDKESFGQDDRGNSNGSIGDSIGHDSQDESLCSEDKLKVADVSEAESSLIKLKAECCSVLAEVRDDCSERPPEDNGFARASNNCTASNNVKDNKKYHDEKDSTREASENENNNVKREIISVGTNEIANNFDWKLEFIRNETNVNFVQEDSIIRRDKYLRTEINGEQSTINETKVFDQQIIKNKVKNNVLKEHLLSNRTETDISEEVSSDEEDMEIDKQQLQTNSADKSTGEYRRKIFINESLRNIINRCDFTSNDLADGSEDSDVQDDNLDADDISLGESERNFKGLITKGDTKQETKDIPVSQSNKKLQDSYIGNESLEKRKSITNPVNIQRNSFLVNMLSEDTDQTWTSCEIIAVHPKSLTKSEVSISKDEEGKKLANRLNESIKMDSEIQKILQESRAPLKRVETTLPKPTTAKKIAETSKKTTGEAKCDVLNELLSNFSNIKLKPVNDEKRSATESHPRVKTFSRQENDKERIESMSDSRTQSLKDCNGNSSVETKQTSGETINRIAGTSSVKQWQYAASLTTRKVQDDRNKSNESRKGFEGSQNITANCTESVKPPESSEILSGRKEESREIDVNRVARTVKQWQYVASLTTSNYIPDDRNKGNESQERSEDFQDDISFVTSTVNRINRVERATNEDYSELSRNTNEVLVEPTKSDAVRRVSDDEAGRGGASSVECLQMVGCSAKTDESHNRGAYARQLELSKSMSSGDKSAIARRISRPHCNNNDNNRAVTPVAVSDDQSRDTVTITPGRVRSFIKYYEIHREATTDNDSKTNDRVDKDPMPEHQSVISICRGLEARAIEAKFFEAQKKDNSKSFDTMKKDDYRGLIADQDFERSICSARKEGKCAAIVEKFGTENSSRLDARIANIEDDYVEMKKQIHVSPKSIGDSCAHPGTAKRKKSVKFQGGFTVIGAKDPDENGTAGSPAGQDTKLLDKKKNPDRLTLESSVLPEKVDFGVGQLGELLDADSRSLEKRETAAQTQAAAKCEECSGINRFVPKPETPRLVFYCTV, encoded by the exons ATGCACACCAACGTTCGATCAATCGTTGTTCCAGGTACAGAATCTGTCAGCAGTACACCGCCAGTCCCACCGAGACGGAAGAAGCGCAAAGCGAAGCTCGCGGCGATTGCAAAATCTCCGAAAGGAACGTCACCGATTCGTCTCAGAAAACCAGACAAAAAGCGTTTGGCGCCACAGCCTCCGCAGCCTCCGCCGCGAGCAGTTGGAAGGATCAAATCTCACGTCGCCAAAGATCAGGCAGAAGAAAGGACGTCGAACTCGCAGACAGTAGGCGATGCGGAAGAAACGCTAAATAGTCTAAGTTCGAACGAGACGAGGGAAACTTCTCAGCCGTCGTCCTTGCAGTTCGAGGATGATGACTCGGTACGGATCGAGAAAGCGAGCAAAgatgaaaacgagaaaaacgacAGGTGCGGTTCAAGCAGCGAGACAAAGTCGCCGCACAAACGTCCGTTTGTATTCGAGACTTTTGCTAGGAAGGAGACCAACAAGTACCCGCCGCTGTTCTTCACTTTGCACGATTTTCAAAATGTGATGTCCAACACGCTGCAGCGTGAAGACGATTTTAATGACGAGCCTTCTGCGAATTTCGATAGCTCCTTTCACGATTCCTTTCGCAACTCCCTTCGCAACTCCTTTtgcgaatttttcgaaaaatcgtTAGACGACGAGGAGGACGAGTTGCGTTTCCGTGTGACCACCACGAACCTTCCATTCGAGAAATGTTTGGACACATGGACCGCTACATTTACCGATCGTTTGATCGAGAATTTCGACGTACCGAACCGTTTTATTTTCGAAGATTACGTCGATAGAAGTAACAAGGTAAATGTCCGACGATCGGCCGGCCCGATGTGTTACGACAGCTTTGAAGAGGAACCAACGGTACCTCGGTTGACCAAAGTGAGGTTCGTGATCGAGTCACCTAGCTCGTCGACTTCAGATCACGAATTGAACAACGATGGCGAGACCACGTGCTGCGACAGTTTGCAAAATATCGATCCCCTGACAGATGAGCAGGAGGTCAGCTGGAATCGTGGCTCTTCCCTGAAATTGACTGAGGTCACGGACGATATGGATTGCAGGGACATGAATAAGGCTTTTGGTCAGGTACAAGATTTCCAGGAGAATCATGACGAGTTCGGTGACGTACCTTTTAGTTCCATTTTGAAAACAGGGGACAGTTTGGACCGGTGGTATTCTCTGGACGATGCCACGAATTTTATCAGGGCGATCGATAAGGAATCTTTCGGCCAGGACGATCGCGGTAATTCCAACGGTTCGATCGGCGATTCGATCGGCCACGATTCGCAAGACGAGTCCCTTTGTTCCGAGGATAAACTAAAAGTCGCGGACGTCAGCGAAGCGGAGTCGAGTTTAATCAAGTTGAAAGCGGAATGCTGTTCTGTGTTGGCCGAGGTTAGAGACGATTGTTCGGAAAGGCCGCCCGAGGACAACGGTTTTGCGCGGGCTTCGAATAACTGCACTGCTTCAAATAACGTGaaagacaataaaaaatatcacgatGAAAAGGATTCGACGCGTGAAGCttctgaaaatgaaaacaacaATGTAAAACGCGAAATCATTTCTGTCGGTACTAATGAGATTGCGAATAACTTTGATTGGAAATTggaatttataagaaatgaGACAAACGTCAATTTTGTCCAGGAAGATTCGATAATTCGTAGAGACAAATATCTAAGGACTGAAATTAATGGAGAACAATCGACAATAAACGAGACAAAAGTCTTTGatcaacaaataataaaaaacaaagtaAAGAATAACGTTTTGAAGGAACATTTGTTATCAAATAGAACAGAGACTGATATTAGCGAGGAAGTGTCGTCAGATGAAGaggatatggaaattgacaaACAGCAATTACAAACGAATTCAGCCGATAAATCCACGGGGGAGTACAGAAGAAAGATTTTCATAAACGAATCGcttcgaaatataataaatcgttGTGATTTCACGTCGAATGACCTTGCGGATGGCAGTGAAGATTCTGATGTGCAAGACGATAATTTGGACGCTGACGATATTTCTTTAggcgagagcgagagaaatTTCAAAGGCTTAATTACTAAAGGTGACACGAAACAGGAGACGAAGGATATTCCAGTTAGccaaagtaataaaaaattacaagatagtTACATAGGTAACGAATCActggaaaaaaggaaaagtatcACTAACCCGGTTAATATTCAACGAAACTCTTTTCTGGTAAATATGTTGTCAGAGGATACAGATCAGACATGGACGAGCTGTGAAATCATTGCTGTTCACCCAAAATCACTAACGAAGAGCGAAGTATCGATTTCgaaagacgaagaaggaaagaaattggCGAACCGGTTAAACGAGTCGATAAAAATGGATTCAGAGATCcagaaaattttacaagagTCTAGAGCGCCGTTGAAAAGGGTAGAAACCACTTTACCAAAGCCGACAACGGCCAAGAAGATTGCCGAAACGAGCAAGAAAACCACCGGTGAGGCGAAGTGCGATGTATTGAACGAGTTGCTCTCCAATTTTAGTAACATTAAATTGAAACCGGTGAACGACGAGAAGAGAAGTGCCACTGAAAGTCATCCGCGAGTAAAAACTTTTTCTCGGCAAGAGAACGATAAGGAGAGAATCGAATCTATGTCAGATAGCCGTACACAGAGTTTGAAAGATTGTAACGGTAATTCTTCTGTTGAGACCAAGCAAACGAGCGGCGAGACGATAAATCGCATAGCAGGAACTTCTTCGGTTAAACAGTGGCAGTATGCTGCCTCTTTAACGACGAGGAAGGTTCAAGATGACCGGAATAAGAGTAACGAATCACGGAAAGGGTTTGAAGGGTCTCAAAATATTACTGCGAATTGTACAGAATCTGTGAAACCGCCAGAGAGCAGCGAGATTTTATCAGGTCGTAAAGAAGAGTCTCGAGAAATAGACGTAAACAGAGTCGCAAGAACGGTTAAGCAGTGGCAGTATGTTGCTTCTCTGACGACGAGCAACTATATTCCAGATGACCGGAATAAAGGTAACGAATCACAAGAGAGGTCTGAAGATTTTCAAGATGATATCAGCTTTGTGACCAGTACTGTGAATAGAATAAACAGAGTCGAAAGAGCGACGAACGAGGATTACTCGGAATTATCAAGGAACACGAACGAAGTTCTCGTCGAACCGACCAAAAGCGATGCTGTCAGAAGAGTGTCTGACGACGAAGCAGGAAGAGGAGGAGCAAGCTCCGTGGAATGTCTGCAGATGGTAGGCTGCAGCGCAAAGACTGACGAGTCGCATAATCGTGGCGCGTACGCGCGACAGTTAGAGTTAAGCAAGAGTATGAGTAGCGGCGACAAGAGTGCCATAGCTAGGAGGATTTCTCGACCccattgtaataataatgacaataaCAGGGCCGTAACACCCGTAGCTGTAAGTGATGACCAATCCCGCGACACTGTAACGATAACCCCTGGTAGAGTTAGGAGCTTCATTAAGTACTACGAGATTCATCGCGAGGCGACGACCGACAATGATTCTAAAACTAACGATAGAGTAGATAAGGACCCGATGCCTGAGCACCAATCGGTGATCAGCATCTGTAGGGGACTGGAAGCGAGGGCCATCGAGGCTAAGTTCTTCGAAGCGCAGAAAAAGGATAATTCTAAATCGTTCGACACGATGAAAAAGGATGATTATCGTGGGCTAATAGCGGACCAAGATTTCGAAAGATCGATCTGTTCAgcgaggaaagaaggaaagtgtGCTGCGATCGTAGAAAAGTTTGGAACAGAGAACTCGAGTCGATTAGATGCTCGTATTGCGAACATAGAAGATGATTATGTGGAGATGAAGAAGCAGATACACGTGTCACCGAAGTCTATCGGTGATTCATGTGCGCATCCTGGTACAGCTAAGAGAAAGAAGTCGGTGAAATTTCAAGGTGGTTTCACCGTGATCGGCGCGAAAGATCCTGACGAGAATGGTACCGCAGGGAGTCCTGCGGGCCAGGATACGAAGTTGTTggataagaagaagaatccCGACAGACTGACGCTGGAGAGTAGTGTTCTTCCCGAGAAAGTAGATTTTGGCGTTGGACAACTTGGAGAACTGCTGGACGCTGACTCGCGTTCTTTGGAGAAACGAGAAACTGCTGCTCAG ACACAAGCCGCAGCAAAATGTGAGGAATGTTCAGGTATTAATCGCTTCGTTCCAAAACCAGAAACCCCACGCCTCGTATTTTATTGTACTGTATAG